A part of Lacerta agilis isolate rLacAgi1 chromosome 7, rLacAgi1.pri, whole genome shotgun sequence genomic DNA contains:
- the LOC117050492 gene encoding heat shock protein 30C-like, producing MASFSRDCRPRRALTRSSGRDACVQYVPVGMPPRSLLDQLVVDMQDHLEEMEKMRVVLVDAYPCLATRSQGRRRRSRGRKVDRRCLDDEDEDDGTSDYLYSLDVTGFEPEELSVKVEGRKLTVSAKHDKKTEGTDGCVSHEFREVRKEVLLPGDANIEALACNFSAELGCLSIEAPRLVPKSVGERTIPITILKGDAGAAKRACRGRKRNRVLPPRRKRKRNRVLPPRRKRKRNRNRVLPPRRKELPSEKGARQFLAGML from the coding sequence ATGGCGAGCTTCTCCCGGGACTGCCGCCCCCGGCGCGCCCTGACGCGCTCGTCGGGCCGGGACGCCTGCGTCCAGTACGTGCCGGTGGGTATGCCCCCTCGGAGCCTCCTGGACCAGCTGGTGGTGGACATGCAGGACCACttggaggagatggagaagaTGCGCGTCGTGCTGGTGGACGCCTACCCGTGCCTCGCCACGCGGAGCCAAGGCCGACGGCGAAGGAGCCGCGGCAGGAAGGTCGACAGGCGCTGCCTGGACGACGAGGACGAGGACGACGGCACCAGCGACTACCTGTACTCCCTGGACGTGACCGGCTTCGAGCCCGAGGAGCTGTCGGTGAAGGTGGAAGGCAGGAAGCTGACGGTGAGCGCCAAGCACGACAAGAAAACCGAGGGCACGGACGGCTGCGTCTCGCACGAGTTCCGCGAGGTGCGCAAGGAGGTCTTGCTGCCCGGAGACGCCAACATCGAGGCGCTGGCCTGCAACTTCTCCGCCGAATTGGGGTGCCTCTCCATCGAGGCGCCGCGCCTGGTCCCCAAGTCCGTCGGGGAGAGGACCATCCCCATCACCATCCTGAAGGGCGACGCCGGGGCGGCGAAAAGAGCCTGccgggggagaaagagaaatcgCGTCCTTCCACCccggagaaagagaaagagaaatcgcGTTCTTCCACCccggagaaagagaaagagaaatcgaAATCGCGTCCTTCCACCCCGGAGAAAGGAGCTGCCGTCTGAAAAAGGCGCCCGGCAATTCCTCGCGGGGATGTTGTGA